The nucleotide sequence CAGTAGGGGCAAGGTATGGATGCCTGATAAGGTACTGGATGTCGGTTTTGGACCGGCTACTGGGATTGTGGCTCTTaatgatatatttcaaGATGTTGAATTCAAACCAAGATTAAAGGATGCCGTTATACTGGGATCATTGGATATGCAAAGAAAGGCCAAGATTATATTGAGTAGACAACGTCATGAGGTAGTCGATGCCAAGGACGACGAAGATTCGATACCGAGGGAGGAAATTGTGGATGAAGTGGATGTCGCAGCGGCTGCAGATCAAGATGATCTGATAGGTGAAGTGATGACGAAGAAAATCAAAACGGTGACTCGACTTAGTGGTCGTCTCCCCGTTAAGAATAAGTACGATTTGATTATTGTGACGCAACAATTACTGCAACATGAAAGTAAATTCAATACTCAAGTGGATGAAAAccttgaaaaattcttgaaattattggcTCCAGGTGGGCACATTGTCATAATTGAACGTGGGAACCCTCTAGGATTTGAAATAGTGGCAAAGGCGAGACAAATCATGATAAGACCTGAGAACTATCCTGATGAACATGGGAAGATACCAAGACCATGGTTAAGAGGAGTGCAGATGGAAAATAGTGAGGCACCAACTCCAATGGAACATAATTACTATCTCAATATAGTGGCACCTTGCCCACATCATAGGAAATGTCCGTTACAAACAGGTAATCCCCATTTCTATAGTTTTAAAGAGGgtaaagatttgaaaacgTGTACTTTCCAGAAGTCTATAGAGAGACCGAAATTTAATATGGAGTTGAAAAGAGGGAAACTTTTGGCCACTGAATGGAACGATGAGGAAGGTGCTAGACCGAGCAGAGATCTAAGGGGTACAGGGAGACCtaatggaagaaattatgAAATTGTCAACTATTCGTATTTAATTGCAGAGAGATCACTGGCTGATAAGGAaacaatttccaaaattgaacaaatgaGAGAAGAACAACTAcataattttgaaatagGATCCCTTGGTGATAATACCCCAGATACATGGCCAAGAATTATTTCACAGCCTATTAAGAGGAAAGGGCATGTCATCTTGGATTTATGTGCACCTTCAGGAAAGTTAGAAAAATGGACTATTCCTAAATCCTTCTCGAAGGAGATTTATCATGATGCCAGGAAGGCAATGAAGGGTGATCTTTGGGGATTAGATGCTAAGACGAAAATAAAGGGAAGAGGAAGCTTAAATGTTACCAAATTTgagaatttggaaaaggaaagaatAAAGCAAACGAAGAAGGAGAGTAGAGTAAAGGAAAGGGAACTGGCTGAAACATTTAATCAATTATCTAATGATGAACTGGAAATTGATGAGCAGAGTgttgaaaagattgaaacACTATCCACTATTTATGGTCATTACTACGAGGACGCTGAAAAGAAAGGCAATTGATTCGGAACTAATGATAAACCCCATTCAtgtaaatatataaacGTTTATTTAAGTATAGAGGTTctgtaaataaaaatagcattctttatttcatttctattccaaaataaaaacagTTTTCTATGAAcaattattttaaaaatattttctgttGGTTTTTTGAATGACGATTatcttaaatttttatagTTTATATTTATGGAGTAATATACTTAATGGAGTGAACATATACAgtttgtttcaattgaatctttatattttacCGTAATCCGTTAGTTTACTTTCTTCTGAAAGAGGTACCTTCAGACAACTTAGCCTTACCACCAGTTGGAGTACACAAAACAGTAGAACAGGATTCACATGTGACAGCGGTTTGGGCATGAGAGAAGACGGTGGTGATGTTCAAACAACCTGGACATTTAACatccaagaagaaggatCTTGGGCCTTGGACTAGAGTCTTTAACTTGTGCTTTCTTGCTTCAGAGGCAGCAGTTGGGTGCAATAAATCTTGAACTAAAACCTATAataaaagagaaaatataattttcaaaaactgTTAGTAACTAAAATTCtattgtttcaaatttagGAATAATCGATAAGGGGTCTCGGTTAAATGAGCCTACTGGcttgataataatattcatcaaataGATATATTCTGAAAGAGGGATTCTTTTCCAAACTTTGACGATAATCTCcattaattcaatatttgatgtCCTTATCATTGcaaaataaatatacaGCACTCTCTCTGTACGTATGTTTCCGTTTCTTTGGTAAATTCTCCTACGCAATCTGTCATAGTATCCCGGTATACTTTCATATAATACTAGTCGCTTGGAATGTATTTATTCGCTTGAAGGTATATTCTTTCTTGCTCgaattttaaaatattacaatcCTCAGTAAATTCCGTTGTCCCCTTAGTGTTCATTTCCTCTGTATTGCTCTATTGTAAATTTGACATACCATATTGTATTCTTGTCGCTCTTTTGTATATTGGACTTGTCTTGGGGAACTAATTTCACCAGTGCTTCTTGATCTCTTCTATTGGTAAACTTGTTCTATATTATGGAATGGGTTTGCCACCAAAGCGGTCTTTCGCAACGTTGAACGCGATCGGAATTTTtttagaaaaatttgagataaattttcttccttacattcaaaaatgttCGGATGCTTTTAAAACATGTCTGGGTTTGTCAACAACAGTCACATCTTTGAAAAGTGACATAGTAACGTTACATGCTTAGATTGACTATTAGgatttattataatatttgaaCTACgaacaaatatttacaagCGTGTGTATATGCAAAACAGATTAAACGGATGAAGTGTCCTTGTCAGGGGAAGAACTTTTGTCCGAACTGTGCTGTTTCATAGGAACTTCAGTCTCAGATGACGATCGCTTGAGGTAATTAAAACTGTTATCAGATAAACCGAATGTTAAATCGGGGTCttgatttaaatattcaacaCCATCAAATGGTGGAAATTGATCCGTAAAACATGTCTGATGTTGTTCATTTTGTTTACTTAATGGTACGTTTTGGGTTTGTTCTTGAGATCGTAAAATTATGGGTTGGTCCACATGCCGCACTTCAGTGGGTAGTAATGATTCACGtataaaatctttgaaattggttACTTCCTGTATTATCTCATTCTTCAAGACTATCATTTCATTCGAACcttcaaaattaaaatcaatTCCTCTACGGTATGTCCTTTCATCATCTAGGTCACGCCATATGGAAAAATAAGGATGTCTCAATGCCATATCGACAGTTATTCGTTGTTCAGAGTCAAATTTTAGCATTTTATTTAAGAGATCCTGGCATTCAGTTGTGGCACCAgggaaaatattttccatgGGTGGTTTCGGAATGTAAGGCAGTTGGCTCACATGATTTTTAATTGTCTTGGAACCTATATTATCTAATGCCTCCTTCGAGTGAGTCCccaatatttggaatatctTGTTCAATTGATTAACAAAATCATTCTCATGGAATATGGGTTCCTTCGTAATCAATTCTCCCAACACACAACCAGTAGACCAAACATCAATAGAGGTGGTGTAAATGTGGTGATTTAATAGTAATTCCGGAGCATGGTACCATCTTGTCGTTAAATATTCGGGACTAAATTGATTATTGTTTGCCACACCATTGGATGCCTTCTGTGCTAAACTGAACCCACAGATCTTTAATTTACAATCTGAGTTGATCAACAGATTAGATGGTCTCACGTTCCTCATGATAATATCTGCTGAATGAATATATCTTAAACCGCAAAGTATTTGGtatataaaaaattgataatggTACTCAGTTAGTGGTTGTCTTGATTTAATTATCTGTTCCATATCACATTCCATCAATTCTTCATATATGTAGATACCATTTAGGATTCCCGTCGGGTAGAATACAATATCCATATCATAGAGActaatgatatttttatgGCCATTAAAGGCTTGTAAGAGTTTCAATTCTCGAAGGGCTCTCTTGGACGATTGAGTTGACCCAAATATGTTAGATATCTTCTTAATGGCAATCACAATATTTTCTGAAGAATGGGAATAAGATGCAGACAAAACAATACCGTAGGAGCCACGACTAATTTCCGTCAACGGTCTAAAACCTTGACGAACAATAAAATCCTGGTTCGACACCTTGAACGTTTTATGTAATTGGCCATGCGTCATTACTGTTTTggatattttccaaaggAGAAGTTGGAAACAAAACAAAGAGCTAAGAAAAACAACATTATAGAGAGAATCGTTGAGAGGATTAAACTTTTACTAGATAATAGAATACACCGGTTTTTAAGTAACGAATGGTATGGAGACGTATATTTTAtagtttccaaatataCATTTTAGGAAATGTAATGGGCAAGGCCAGAAGTATTATGCTGGTTTAGATATTGTCTTCCCACCGTCGTTTTCCagattggaaaataatcTTTACGCTATTTTTAGTACTCATTCAAAGGCCGTAGCGTCCGCGAGAAAATCTGTGTCGCCAATGCTGACATGACCTATCCGGTTCTTTGCCATTGCTTACAGACAGGCAAAGAGGGTAGGGCAGATAGATTGGCCCCTCGAAAGGGACGCTCACTACTGGTAATCTTACCACTTGCATGCAAGTCGCCGATGGGGTCGCCCCGATTCTTGAATCATTACAAATGACGTACTATCCTTGGCAATTCATTCTCGCACCTGCATTATATTGTTGCTGTTCATAGTAGCTACACCGTAGTTGTGTTCGAATTACTGTCAATCAGTATATTTGTGATACTCCAACTCTCTGACATGGCTTATAACTGAAAGCACATGATCTCCGTTGACTAAGTAAGACATTACAAACTTAGTGAAAGGACTTAACAACGTCTTGAGTTGCTATCTCAAAATAACAGGCAGATGAAGCTCTTCTATAAATTTTTTGTGAGATTCAAGCACGACCTCATTGAAAGACTTAGCTTATTTAGTAAATTGAACATTAGCAgtcaatttttgaaagatgatTCATATGGTAATCAtagcttcttcaattctcctcatcgtcatcttcatcaaatacTGATTTTGGTGGTAACGGAGTTCTGACTTGAGCCACCGACAGGCTTACGGGTTTTGAAATGAATGGGCACGTGTCTAatgtaatttttccaacGTTAGAATTCAGTAAAGTATAATTCTTAGAACTATCTGAATCCATGCCATCTTCATCTCTCATGAGTTCTTGTGCGTGAACTAATGCATGATGGGATCCTGTCATGGCATTCGGTGGTCCTTCACAAAGAGAGTAGTCAAATTCAGGGGGTGGCGATGGTGGCGGAGATATAAGGAATAGCTTCTTTTGTGGCGGCAGTTGTAAATATTCCTTCTTGGAAGTGTACTTCCCATCGatcattgaataattgaaatGTAAGCATCGTAACGAATCTGAACTTTCTCTGGAGGTCTCCATGATGCGTTGAGAGATTTGGTGATCCGGACAGATTAAAAGCACTCGTTTAAACTTGTTTAgaataattatttgaagcGGATCATCGATATTTACCTGATAATGGAGGAGAATCTTTTCAGTTAACCATTGCTGTAAAGCATCAATGGTAGAAGGTGCTGTGACATCGATATCAGTAGCTGTGACAATAACCGTATCTGTGACTAGCGAATCATTCATATTGGTAGGGGAAGCAACCATTTATCCAGGGCAATAACGGTTAATTTTACTCTTGAGGGATCATTGGGCAAAATATATCAAGATGAAACTTCGAGTTACGTAAgacaatataataatattgtcTTTTCCGAGAATCAGCGCATTAACAATCTACCGGTAAATTTATAAGTTGATGGTACAAGGGAAGAGTTAAATGGGTACAAGAACAAACCAGCGTTACTAGGCGATTGAATAATGTATTCGAGAGCTAGCTTCTTAGGTAGAGCAAGGGGTATATCCCTAGCGttaaaaacaaataattgtTTGGCGAATTCCGTCCGAATTAGACgaatttcatcatccatcTATACAGCGGGACAATATGTTATACAACCAAGGCAAAGAGAACCTGTAAAACCTACAAACATTGGTGCATGTCATAATAGCCTATTAGCATTCTCAAGGAGAAGCCTCTTCACCGAAACGTTACATTCATGCGCCAAATGTCAAAGAACGTCAGATATGCTGACCAAAACGTAAGTACAGAGCCACCCATAATGCCACATCGAGTAAGAAATGACAATATAACCAGTTAACTCAACCACCCAATGATGTGTCAATATTATAAAGGTTGCCGTTACAATTATACCTTGAGAACCACGTGAATATCACATGGGTTTTTCTATAAGCGCTaaatatgaattatttcattataagCGAAACGGTGGCAAATATACCTTTCTGATAACAAGGAACGTCCATCCAGTAAGACAGCAAACAGGTCAATTGAAGGTTACACATTACTATCTTTGCTTAATTAGAATTTCTAATAGGTTCTAGATACTTTACCAATTGATTGTTCACCAAAATTGATTATCTCACTGTCACTTTCCGATATCGCATACTCCCTTAATTTGCCAATCGTACTAACATTATTCTAAACATTATGACTAGTGCTACTGTAAATCGTGAAGTTCTTCCAACGAATGTAACTCCATTGCATTATGACCTTCAAATTGAACCTGATTTCAaggatttcaaatttgatgGGTTGGCAAAGattgatttgaagatcAACGATGAAAATACCgactttattaaattgaacACGTTAGAAATTGATATTCACTCTGTCAAACTTGCTAAAGATATTAAGCCTTCAAGTATTGAATACAATAAAGAGGACCAAATCAGCGAATTTTATTTCCCAAAGGGGACTATGGCAAAATTAGCAGGTTCAGCTACTTTGGAAATTAAGTTTACCGGTATTCTAAATGATCAAATGGCTGGTTTCTACAGAGCTAAATATGTTGATAAGCTAACGGGAGAAACTAAATATATGGCTACCACTCAAATGGAACCTACTGACGCAAGAAGAGCATTCCCATGTTTTGATGAACCAAGTTTAAAAGCTACCTACGCTATCACTTTGATATCTGATCCAACATTGACACACTTATCTAACATGGATGTGAAGAGCGAAAATGTCGTTGATGGGAAGAAGGTAACCTCTTTCAATACCACACCAAAGATGTCCACCTATTTAGTGGCATTCATCGTCGCTGATTTGAAATATGTTGAGTGTAAAGATTTTAGAATTCCCGTGAGAGTGTATGCCACTCCAGGTAATGAAAAGGATGGTCAATTTGCCGCTGATTTAACTGCTAAAACattgaatttctttgaaaagacATTTGGTATTCAATACCCATTACCCAAAATGGACAATGTTGCTGTTCATGAATTCTCAGCAGGAGCAATGGAAAATTGGGGGTTAGTTACATATAGAGTCGTTGATGTCTTATTAGACAAGGAAAACTCAACTTTGGATCGTATTGAAAGAGTTGCCGAAGTTGTTCAACATGAATTGGCTCATCAATGGTTCGGTAACTTAGTTACCATGGATTGGTGGGAAGGTTTATGGTTGAATGAAGGTTTTGCAACGTGGATGTCCTGGTACTCTTGTAACAAGTTTGAACCTGAATGGAATGTTTGGCAAGAATATGTCACTGACACATTACAACATGCTTTGGCGTTAGATTCGTTAAGATCATCTCATCCAGTGGAGGTGCCAGTCAAGAAGGCAGATGAAATCAATCAAATTTTCGACGCTATTTCATACTCTAAGGGGGCTTCCTTGTTGAGAATGATTTCCAAATGGTTAGGTGAAGACGTATTCATTAAAGGGGTTTCTCAATATTTAACTAAATTCAAGTATGGAAACGCTAAGACAGAAGATTTATGGGAGGCTTTGTCTGTTGCATCAGGGAAAGACGTTTCTGCCGtgatgaatatttggaCTAAAAAAGTAGGGTTCCCTGTAATTACCGTTAAAGAAGATGGCAATAAGATTACCTTGACTCAAAATCGTTATTTATCTACTGGTGATGTAAAGGcagaagaggatgaaacCTTATACCCTGTATTTTTAGCTATTAAGAGCAAAGATGGAGTTGATAATTCATTGACTCTAAACGAGAAAACTAAGACGGTTGAATTGAAGGATtctgaatttttcaaattgaacaGTGAACAATCTGGTATTTACATTACATCCTACACTGATGAAAGGTGGGCTAAATTCGGTAAACAATCTGAGTTATTATCTGTGGAAGATCGTATTGGGTTAGTCGCTGACGCAAAATCACTTGCTTCATCTGGTTATACATCTACTActaatttcttaaatttagTAGCCAACTGGAACAAGGAAGAATCATTTGTTGTATTGGAACAAATTTTAAACAGTATCGGTTCTTTGAAGGCAACGTGGGCTTTCGAACCTGAAGAAGTCAGAGATGCTTTAAACACCTTTACAAGAGGCTTGGTTTCTAAAAGAGCTCATGAATTGGGATATCAATTCTCAAACTCTGACTCGTTTGCTACTCAACGTATGAAGGTTGCTCTATTTGGGGCTGCATGCAGTTCAAGAGACCCTATTGTTGAAAAGGCCGCTTTAGATATGTTTGCCAAATATGTTGAAGGTGACAAGAAGGCAATTCCAGCTTTGATCAAACCAATTGTTTTTAATGCTGTAGCTAGAGCTGGTAAACCAGAAGACTATGAAAgacttttcaatatttataaGAATCCaatcaataatgatgaaaaattggcaGCTTTGAGGACGTTAGGTAGATTTAAAGATTCCAAACTATTAGAAAGAACGCTAAGTTATTTGTTGGATGGCACTGTATTAAATCAAGATATTTATATTCCTATGCAAGGAATGAGGTCTCACAAGGAGGGTATTGAAGCGTTATGGGGATGGTTACAAAAGAACTGGGATGAGGTCTCTAAGAGACTACCACCCGGTTTATCAATGCTGGGTTCCGTTGTGGTTATCTGTACCTCAGGTTTCACCTCTTTTAAGTCTATTGAtgaaatcaagaaattctttaataCAAAGTCTACTAAGGGTTTTGACCAAAACTTAGCCCAATCATTAGATACTATTACATCAAAGGCTCAATGGTTAAATAGAGACCGTGATTTGGTGAaggattatttgaaaaagaatggatattccaaataattcGAATGATGAAATGTGGGACTTTATCCAGTTCTGTAATAACATTTATGAAacatataaatatttttgaagctcttaattgaaataatatttattatataaagAATTATGAT is from Naumovozyma castellii chromosome 6, complete genome and encodes:
- the RSM22 gene encoding tRNA methyltransferase RSM22 (ancestral locus Anc_5.264); amino-acid sequence: MLAIRRIPSRLAPLTRRNNSTARLLPQTLRAQCHRPQVALNPDVAKAINNNILSLDQPNNLRRVAKNNFLRLQTENLHRAPFTSLEVDAHIASIFVQNYASVYQTLMELKKRMSSRGKVWMPDKVLDVGFGPATGIVALNDIFQDVEFKPRLKDAVILGSLDMQRKAKIILSRQRHEVVDAKDDEDSIPREEIVDEVDVAAAADQDDLIGEVMTKKIKTVTRLSGRLPVKNKYDLIIVTQQLLQHESKFNTQVDENLEKFLKLLAPGGHIVIIERGNPLGFEIVAKARQIMIRPENYPDEHGKIPRPWLRGVQMENSEAPTPMEHNYYLNIVAPCPHHRKCPLQTGNPHFYSFKEGKDLKTCTFQKSIERPKFNMELKRGKLLATEWNDEEGARPSRDLRGTGRPNGRNYEIVNYSYLIAERSLADKETISKIEQMREEQLHNFEIGSLGDNTPDTWPRIISQPIKRKGHVILDLCAPSGKLEKWTIPKSFSKEIYHDARKAMKGDLWGLDAKTKIKGRGSLNVTKFENLEKERIKQTKKESRVKERELAETFNQLSNDELEIDEQSVEKIETLSTIYGHYYEDAEKKGN
- the RPS27A gene encoding 40S ribosomal protein eS27 (ancestral locus Anc_5.265), producing the protein MVLVQDLLHPTAASEARKHKLKTLVQGPRSFFLDVKCPGCLNITTVFSHAQTAVTCESCSTVLCTPTGGKAKLSEGTSFRRK
- the NCAS0F02410 gene encoding uncharacterized protein (ancestral locus Anc_5.274) — encoded protein: MTHGQLHKTFKVSNQDFIVRQGFRPLTEISRGSYGIVLSASYSHSSENIVIAIKKISNIFGSTQSSKRALRELKLLQAFNGHKNIISLYDMDIVFYPTGILNGIYIYEELMECDMEQIIKSRQPLTEYHYQFFIYQILCGLRYIHSADIIMRNVRPSNLLINSDCKLKICGFSLAQKASNGVANNNQFSPEYLTTRWYHAPELLLNHHIYTTSIDVWSTGCVLGELITKEPIFHENDFVNQLNKIFQILGTHSKEALDNIGSKTIKNHVSQLPYIPKPPMENIFPGATTECQDLLNKMLKFDSEQRITVDMALRHPYFSIWRDLDDERTYRRGIDFNFEGSNEMIVLKNEIIQEVTNFKDFIRESLLPTEVRHVDQPIILRSQEQTQNVPLSKQNEQHQTCFTDQFPPFDGVEYLNQDPDLTFGLSDNSFNYLKRSSSETEVPMKQHSSDKSSSPDKDTSSV
- the RCN1 gene encoding Rcn1p (ancestral locus Anc_5.281); this translates as MVASPTNMNDSLVTDTVIVTATDIDVTAPSTIDALQQWLTEKILLHYQVNIDDPLQIIILNKFKRVLLICPDHQISQRIMETSRESSDSLRCLHFNYSMIDGKYTSKKEYLQLPPQKKLFLISPPPSPPPEFDYSLCEGPPNAMTGSHHALVHAQELMRDEDGMDSDSSKNYTLLNSNVGKITLDTCPFISKPVSLSVAQVRTPLPPKSVFDEDDDEEN
- the NCAS0F02430 gene encoding M1 family metallopeptidase (ancestral locus Anc_5.285), translating into MTSATVNREVLPTNVTPLHYDLQIEPDFKDFKFDGLAKIDLKINDENTDFIKLNTLEIDIHSVKLAKDIKPSSIEYNKEDQISEFYFPKGTMAKLAGSATLEIKFTGILNDQMAGFYRAKYVDKLTGETKYMATTQMEPTDARRAFPCFDEPSLKATYAITLISDPTLTHLSNMDVKSENVVDGKKVTSFNTTPKMSTYLVAFIVADLKYVECKDFRIPVRVYATPGNEKDGQFAADLTAKTLNFFEKTFGIQYPLPKMDNVAVHEFSAGAMENWGLVTYRVVDVLLDKENSTLDRIERVAEVVQHELAHQWFGNLVTMDWWEGLWLNEGFATWMSWYSCNKFEPEWNVWQEYVTDTLQHALALDSLRSSHPVEVPVKKADEINQIFDAISYSKGASLLRMISKWLGEDVFIKGVSQYLTKFKYGNAKTEDLWEALSVASGKDVSAVMNIWTKKVGFPVITVKEDGNKITLTQNRYLSTGDVKAEEDETLYPVFLAIKSKDGVDNSLTLNEKTKTVELKDSEFFKLNSEQSGIYITSYTDERWAKFGKQSELLSVEDRIGLVADAKSLASSGYTSTTNFLNLVANWNKEESFVVLEQILNSIGSLKATWAFEPEEVRDALNTFTRGLVSKRAHELGYQFSNSDSFATQRMKVALFGAACSSRDPIVEKAALDMFAKYVEGDKKAIPALIKPIVFNAVARAGKPEDYERLFNIYKNPINNDEKLAALRTLGRFKDSKLLERTLSYLLDGTVLNQDIYIPMQGMRSHKEGIEALWGWLQKNWDEVSKRLPPGLSMLGSVVVICTSGFTSFKSIDEIKKFFNTKSTKGFDQNLAQSLDTITSKAQWLNRDRDLVKDYLKKNGYSK